Part of the Flavobacterium alkalisoli genome is shown below.
AACATGATCCAAAGAGTATTTACCGCTGCCTGTAACCAATAACATTACATACACCATAAGATAAATACCTCCCAACTCCTGACGCTCAAAACCATCAGAGCCATGTATCATAAATACTGCAACCACCATGGTAACAATTAAAGGAATAACAACCAATCGGGTTGCAAGGCCTATAATAAGCAAGGCAGAGCATACTACCTCTGCAAAAATTACCATTGTTAGTGTAACAACAGGACCAAAATTAAAAGGATCTGCAAACTGTACAGGATCATCTGATAATAAAAGGTCTATTTTTTTTAGCCCATGCGTAAGCATAAAACAGGCTATCGTAATTCTAACTAAAAAAATAACAAAATTGTATAACTTCT
Proteins encoded:
- a CDS encoding DoxX family protein, encoding MWIFETTREKKLYNFVIFLVRITIACFMLTHGLKKIDLLLSDDPVQFADPFNFGPVVTLTMVIFAEVVCSALLIIGLATRLVVIPLIVTMVVAVFMIHGSDGFERQELGGIYLMVYVMLLVTGSGKYSLDHVICRKNRKMFY